From the Schistocerca piceifrons isolate TAMUIC-IGC-003096 chromosome 2, iqSchPice1.1, whole genome shotgun sequence genome, the window ATTAAATGACTGTACAGCATACTGTCACATGTAATTAGATTGAACGCTCTATAGGTAATCCCTTACAATGTTCCCATTTGTCACCCAACTTATTGATATTTAATATCCATCAGTGGCCcttacttttgttttgtttattttttgttatctTGTTGCAGAAATATTTCATACCAGTCgatattcattaatttatttttgttgatagcATGCTCCAGGTGTTCCAAAAGTACTTGTTGGCAACAGGCTTCACCTGGAATTTAAAAGACAAGTGGATGCAAGGGATGCAGAAGCTTATGCAGCAAAAAACCGAATGGCATTTTTTGAAGTTAGTCCACTTTGTGATTTCAACATTCGTGAAAGTTTCAGTGAGCTTTCTCGAATGGCTTTGCACCGTAATGGGATGGAGAGACTGTGGCGATCAAATAAAGGTATAGTTTTAATTTGTATAATTTTATCATTTTCCAGTCAATAAGTTTTGTTTAATGAGTTGTATACTATGTAGGTGCAGATGAATTGAAttctgtgaaaattatttaaattgcaTATGTAATATATACACTTGAGTGAATATTGGAATTGGAAAACAACTTTGAGCTACTGCTTTGGTAATCAATTAAAAATGGATTATAGTAATTTAGTTGTTTCATTGTGTTTTCTGCTATAGAATTTGGCTTCAGTATTTGGCTGTACAACCTGAATACCAAGTTTTGGACTTTTTACTTGTTTCCTACTAAATAATGTTACTGTGAGATCACtaccatttctttttcttctttccttgcCCTCGCCCCTTCTCTTCCTGGTTTGTTGTTTGTtctcattttactttatttattttcccaCTGTAATGGCAGGTAAAAAGGATAGAAAGGTGAAAAGACTTACTATTCTCAAACACGAAAATAACCAcaagaaataaaagtttcaaaacTGGGGTCTTATTTCCTACAAAATCTGAGAACAGTAATTACATGAAAAtgttgagagggagagagagagatagagagatagatagagagaattGCAGCTGTCATCAATAAACAAATGCAAGTAAAATGAGGAGGAGGGGAAAATCTCATTAATGACAATGCAAAGGCTCACACCCCCTCCTCCCCTCAAAAGAgtatcataaaaaataaataatggaaGCTAAAGCTGACAAGTGTTAAAACATTCATaccttcttcagagaagaggtaaagaatGCAGTGGCACTGAAGCATTTGTCACCCTTtagaatatattttttttatttctgccagtaGTTTTGACTGACTCATCAATTCTATCACTTGTTGCAATTTGCTTTCACCAGCCCAACGGCATCACCATTAAAATTGTTGCCATTTAACTGAAGTGATAGAGGAGATGGTTAAGAGAGAGACCAGTTTTGTGGGGGGTACAGATTGGAATACTCATCTGATCATTTTGATTTAAATTTCCTGTGATTTCTGGGGACCACTTACGGGGAATGATCAGACACGCCTGAAAGGACAGGACTATATACTCCCACCATATTTATATTTGTCAAAACACTTAGCAACATCATATGGGATTTTTCCAGTGAAGTTAGTTTATCTGTAGCCCTTTAACCCTTTCCACTCTAAATATGAGTGGTGCTCGGCATTGCGTATTTTGTTTTCCACCCCGACTGTGAGCCTCATTCGACATGATTTTTCATAGCACTCACTTGCTCCATTGTCGAACCTGACTGTAAAAGGCATCAATGGTGCATAATACTGCCCTCTAAGGAAGCCTTTGTTAAATCAGTGACAAAATGTAGTAGCTGTATGACAAGAAAGGTTGTAATGATGTTCAAGTTAGCTGGCACAAAATGGCTAGTTCCTCACCCACACCGCATTTCTGAGGGAGAGATTGTAGAGCTTTTAGAGGAATGTCTAAATGGTAACAAGAGTGACAAAGATTTTGATGACAGTGATTCACTTGTAAACAGTTCAAGTTAAACAACTATGGAAAAAGACAAGCCAGAACAGTTTCATAAAATGTCACACAATGAAGAGTTTTGTACTGTAATGCTTATGTTAATAGATTTTAATTAAAGTGcactttttgttttaatgtatactGTAACTGTTAGTCAGTTGCCTCATTTGTTCCACAAAGAGACTCGAGCAATTCTGTGTGGTGTGCTAACTACCCAGGAGGTGGTGATTTAAATAAGATGCCCTGTGTCTGAGTTACTGAGTGCAAAGGGTTGATTCCCTTtccattttttctcttttatttatttatttatgttgaacTTTTTTCTTGCTCCCTTCCATCTATCTTTTGCATAGAACAATTTTTGATTCACGTTTCTTTAATTTGAACTTTAATGCATTATACATTCACCACAGGCTTTTCCTTCATGTTTAACTCTCATCTTTGATTTATGAAGTACATACAACTCATGATTACTTGCACACTTTAATTTTAATCTTGGCTGTTACTTCCTCTTCATTTCCTGAACCCTGTTCTGCCTGATGCATTGTTTGAAGAGATTTTACCTTTCCACTGGAGTAGGTGCATATATCCtgtccctttcatgttcctcgtaATTACCCTGCCAAAAGAGAAAATTCTGAAATTGAAAGACTTAACAGCATTTTCAAACTTGTGCTCATAAGAGCCAAGGTCCAATCATTTTTACTTTGTTATTTGGTAAGTAGACTTTCCATTTTCTGTACTAATATTACGACTTTCAATTGTAATACATTCATATGCTAAGAATGAAATATTTGTCTTTCAGTTCTAAGCTTACAGGAGCTATGCTGCCGTGCTATAGTGGCTCGAACGACTGTCTACAGCATTGATCAGCTCCCACTTCCAACATCTGTCAAATCACATCTGAAGTCTTATGCTATGACAACTTACACAACAACATCAATGCAACATCGATACTTGTTAAATCACAGAAGCTTAGGAGGCAGCAAGGGTGTTATTTCATCCCATCACAAAAAACTAAAGTTTGTGGTTGGCACTTCTCCAGGAATAGCTTCTCCTTCCTCATCAATGGGCTCTCCACCAGGAGTTGACTCAACACGAACAAGTTGTACAGGGCGCAACTCTTGTATAATTTCATAAAATGCTCCCAATCTGTGAACATTGTATGTGGAAGTGTGCTACAACTTGTAAATAGTCCTTTTATACTGTGTATGTGATTGTGTTGAATGTGGAGTAGTAATTTCAGTGTACCCACTATTTTATAATGTATACATTCAGAatattgaaagattttgatagatttTACCATCTGCCttattgatttattatttttgaatgtaaacatgttttagTAAGTGGTAAGTGTCTCCATTAAATGAAATGTGACTACTGAAAAGAAAAATCTGTAAGATATGTTTTGGAAATTTTATCCTTTGAACTGATTTTTACGTCTCCACTGATAGTATCATCTCTTATGGTTATTTCATCAAGTAAGAAATTCTGCAAATGCCCTTCTTGGACCAAGTAAAAGTTGATTATTAATATTGATATGGGATTCTTTTTAACAAAAATGTTACATGAGGGAGTATGTTTTGTAACTACTACTTTTCCAGAGACATCTTGCTTATAAGGAACTATTTAACTGAAAGTATAGTATTGAATGTAAGTGCAGTTTTGAGTGATCATTT encodes:
- the LOC124774670 gene encoding ras-related protein Rab-40C, whose translation is MAVEPRPATQQKQYDYLLKFLLVGDSDVGKQEILSGLEDGSSESPFCSGSAYKTTTILLDGKRVKLQLWDTSGQGRFCTIIRSYSRGAQGILLVYDITNKWSFDGIDRWLKEVEEHAPGVPKVLVGNRLHLEFKRQVDARDAEAYAAKNRMAFFEVSPLCDFNIRESFSELSRMALHRNGMERLWRSNKVLSLQELCCRAIVARTTVYSIDQLPLPTSVKSHLKSYAMTTYTTTSMQHRYLLNHRSLGGSKGVISSHHKKLKFVVGTSPGIASPSSSMGSPPGVDSTRTSCTGRNSCIIS